One Pseudoalteromonas undina genomic region harbors:
- the hisG gene encoding ATP phosphoribosyltransferase, which translates to MNNSNRLRIAIQKGGRLSKDCQDLLKQLGVKLNLREQRLIAHSTNMPIDVLRVRDDDIPGLVMDGVCDLGIVGENVLVEVQAERERQGVPSEVTKLSKLDFGYCRLALAWPQELGKQDKSWFEGKRIATTYPEILSQYLKREGINASTVMLTGSVEVAPRAGLADAICDLVSTGATLEANGLMQGDTILESNACLIQNTQLQDPEKLALINKLMPRLRGVKQAKESKYIMLHAPKDKLDEICEILPGAGQPTLLALAGNDEYVALHMVSSETLFWETMEQLKALGANSILVMPIEKMME; encoded by the coding sequence ATGAATAATAGTAATCGTCTTCGTATCGCCATCCAAAAAGGTGGCCGCCTATCTAAAGATTGTCAAGATCTGCTTAAACAACTGGGTGTAAAACTCAATCTTCGTGAGCAGCGCCTAATAGCACACTCAACCAACATGCCTATCGACGTTTTGCGTGTGCGCGATGACGATATTCCAGGCTTAGTTATGGATGGTGTATGTGATTTAGGTATTGTTGGCGAAAACGTATTAGTTGAAGTACAAGCAGAAAGAGAACGCCAAGGTGTACCGAGTGAAGTAACAAAGCTTTCTAAACTTGACTTTGGTTACTGTCGTTTAGCACTTGCATGGCCACAAGAACTTGGTAAACAAGACAAGAGCTGGTTTGAAGGCAAACGCATAGCAACCACTTACCCAGAAATTTTAAGCCAATACCTAAAACGCGAAGGCATTAACGCCAGCACAGTAATGTTAACAGGTTCAGTGGAAGTAGCCCCACGAGCAGGACTTGCCGATGCTATTTGTGATTTAGTCTCTACAGGCGCAACGCTTGAAGCAAATGGCTTAATGCAGGGTGATACAATTTTAGAGTCAAATGCTTGTTTAATCCAAAACACTCAACTACAAGATCCTGAAAAATTAGCGCTCATCAATAAACTAATGCCGCGTTTACGTGGTGTAAAGCAAGCTAAAGAAAGCAAATACATTATGTTACACGCACCAAAAGACAAGCTTGATGAAATTTGTGAGATTTTACCTGGCGCTGGCCAACCTACATTATTGGCTCTTGCGGGTAATGATGAATATGTTGCCCTACACATGGTGAGCAGTGAAACCCTATTTTGGGAAACCATGGAACAACTTAAGGCCCTTGGTGCCAATTCTATTTTAGTTATGCCAATTGAAAAAATGATGGAGTAA
- the hisC gene encoding histidinol-phosphate transaminase gives MSNESGLLPDNIAALAAYSSAKSEKLTGTTWLNANESPYAKNLEITIEDLNRYPDPQPQLVIDRYAAYAELENENVLMTRGADEGIELLVRTYCEPSKDSIALFLPTYGMYKVTADTHNVAINGLTQALLLNASVDEIVAAVGSSKLVFICNPNNPTGSLTPLDKVKAIATALAGKALVIIDEAYIEFCPEQSATQLINEFSNIVVLRTLSKAFALAGLRTGFTLAQASVLAPIRKVIAPYPVSGVVASIAAQAIAPDAITSMRRQVTILNSLKLKLIDWLNASPAVLKILTGEGNFVTLKLANKDYFKQALKQGLVMRAFTLFNEDDWLRISIGNEQELEQVKIWLDGLQLPQTAAQQEVS, from the coding sequence ATGAGCAATGAGAGCGGCTTATTACCTGATAATATTGCAGCGCTTGCTGCGTATAGCTCAGCTAAAAGTGAAAAACTAACCGGCACAACCTGGCTTAATGCCAACGAAAGCCCGTATGCTAAAAACCTTGAAATAACAATTGAAGACTTGAATCGTTACCCCGATCCTCAGCCTCAATTGGTTATTGACCGCTACGCTGCCTATGCTGAGCTTGAAAACGAAAATGTATTAATGACTCGCGGCGCAGATGAAGGCATTGAATTATTAGTACGTACCTACTGTGAACCGTCAAAAGACAGCATTGCACTATTTTTACCAACATATGGTATGTACAAAGTAACGGCCGATACACACAACGTCGCAATCAATGGCCTAACACAAGCGCTTTTGTTAAATGCCAGCGTGGATGAAATAGTTGCCGCTGTGGGTAGCTCAAAACTAGTGTTTATTTGTAATCCAAATAATCCAACTGGAAGCTTAACACCGCTAGATAAAGTAAAAGCCATTGCCACTGCGCTTGCAGGTAAAGCATTAGTGATTATTGATGAAGCCTATATAGAGTTTTGTCCAGAGCAAAGTGCAACACAACTTATAAACGAGTTCAGTAATATTGTTGTGCTTCGTACACTCTCAAAAGCGTTTGCACTTGCGGGTTTAAGAACAGGGTTTACTCTCGCTCAGGCCAGTGTATTAGCGCCTATTCGTAAAGTCATTGCACCGTATCCGGTATCGGGTGTGGTGGCCAGCATTGCAGCACAAGCCATTGCCCCTGATGCGATTACCTCAATGCGTCGCCAAGTGACGATTTTAAATAGCTTAAAGTTAAAGCTTATTGACTGGTTAAACGCCTCTCCTGCAGTATTAAAAATACTCACTGGTGAAGGCAACTTCGTTACTTTAAAATTAGCGAACAAGGATTACTTTAAACAAGCGCTTAAACAAGGCTTAGTAATGCGCGCCTTCACCTTGTTTAATGAAGACGACTGGCTACGTATTTCAATTGGTAATGAACAAGAATTAGAACAAGTAAAAATTTGGTTAGATGGCCTGCAATTGCCACAAACCGCAGCACAACAGGAAGTATCATGA
- a CDS encoding M4 family metallopeptidase: protein MNLSKITIATFAALTLVQATNAVAANKKYLNQQPTINNMVQSNSASLLSVSPNQLIGLSVGNELVVLKEFTSNNGEVTRRYQQTYQGIPVIGDTVSLTFNNGMLKKAHGAAVYNIDEDLADVSAKLTKKDAILKGSKTGIAAKSVGLKKHNEQSRLAIWVDDQNKAHLVYEVSYVTYGKSPSRPYQIIDANTGEVLLSYDNLQHANATGPGGNLKTGKYIYGTDFDSLDVSQSGNTCTMNNANVRTINLNGGTSGSSAHSFTCPENTVKEINGAYSPLNDAHFFGNVIFNMYNDWVGTAPLSFQLQMRVHYSSNYENAFWDGSAMTFGDGQNTFYPLVSLDVSAHEVSHGFTEQNSGLIYNGKPGGLNEAFSDMAGEAAEFYMKGSNDWLVGKDIFKGNGALRYMNNPTQDGRSIDNQSNYYSGMDVHYSSGVYNKAFYNLATTPGWDTQKAFIVMARANQLYWSAGVGWDLAGNGVMDAACDLNYDPNDVKAALAAVGVNSNLSSGSECATTQPPTDDEALTNGVARTGISGAEKEQLFFTLDVPAGATNLQFNTTGGSGDADLYVKFANRPTLNSYDCNSTTSTSTESCNISNAQAGTYYVMVEAWNAISGVSLTGSYSGDNGGVTPINRTESNINVTTNNWSRFTQDLSAGYSTLNISIAGGSGDADLYVNFGSPSSTSSYLCRPYKNGNNEECTFENPQSGTWYIDLRGYSIASGVTLNITAN, encoded by the coding sequence GTGAATTTATCTAAAATCACAATAGCAACTTTTGCTGCTTTAACCTTGGTTCAAGCAACAAATGCAGTAGCTGCGAATAAGAAGTATCTAAATCAACAACCGACAATTAATAACATGGTGCAATCAAACTCTGCTTCCTTGCTATCGGTAAGTCCAAATCAGTTGATTGGGTTAAGTGTAGGGAATGAATTAGTTGTATTAAAAGAGTTTACTAGCAATAACGGAGAAGTAACACGCCGTTACCAACAAACGTATCAAGGCATTCCTGTTATTGGTGATACAGTCAGCTTAACATTTAACAATGGGATGCTTAAAAAAGCCCATGGTGCCGCTGTTTACAACATTGATGAAGATTTAGCGGACGTTTCAGCTAAGTTGACAAAAAAAGATGCGATTTTAAAAGGGTCAAAAACAGGCATTGCAGCAAAATCAGTCGGCTTGAAAAAACATAACGAGCAATCAAGGCTCGCTATTTGGGTTGACGATCAGAATAAGGCGCATTTAGTTTATGAGGTGTCTTATGTTACTTATGGCAAGTCACCATCAAGACCATATCAGATCATTGATGCTAATACTGGTGAGGTATTACTTAGTTACGATAACTTACAACATGCCAATGCAACAGGTCCTGGCGGAAATCTAAAGACAGGCAAGTATATTTATGGAACTGATTTTGACAGTCTAGATGTTAGTCAATCGGGTAATACTTGTACCATGAATAACGCAAATGTTCGCACTATTAATTTAAATGGTGGAACGAGTGGCTCTTCCGCACATTCATTTACGTGTCCTGAGAATACGGTCAAAGAAATTAATGGCGCATATTCACCGCTAAATGATGCTCATTTTTTTGGTAACGTTATTTTTAATATGTATAACGATTGGGTAGGTACAGCACCCTTGAGTTTTCAGTTGCAAATGCGCGTTCATTATTCAAGTAATTATGAAAATGCATTTTGGGATGGCAGTGCAATGACCTTTGGCGATGGCCAAAATACGTTTTATCCATTGGTAAGTTTAGATGTATCTGCACATGAAGTTAGCCATGGCTTTACTGAACAAAATTCAGGTTTGATTTACAATGGTAAACCAGGTGGATTAAATGAAGCATTTTCGGATATGGCTGGTGAAGCTGCTGAATTTTATATGAAAGGCAGCAACGATTGGCTAGTTGGTAAGGATATTTTTAAAGGTAATGGTGCGCTGCGTTACATGAATAACCCTACCCAAGATGGCCGTTCAATAGATAACCAAAGCAACTATTATTCAGGTATGGACGTGCATTATAGTTCAGGGGTTTATAATAAGGCATTTTATAATTTAGCAACCACGCCGGGTTGGGATACGCAAAAAGCCTTTATCGTAATGGCTCGTGCCAACCAACTATATTGGAGTGCGGGTGTAGGCTGGGATTTAGCCGGTAACGGGGTGATGGATGCAGCCTGTGATTTAAATTATGACCCAAATGATGTTAAAGCTGCTTTAGCTGCCGTTGGGGTTAATTCAAATCTTAGTTCAGGTAGTGAATGTGCAACAACACAACCACCGACTGACGATGAAGCATTAACCAACGGGGTAGCGCGTACGGGTATCAGTGGCGCTGAAAAAGAGCAACTATTCTTTACTTTAGATGTTCCCGCTGGCGCGACAAATCTTCAGTTCAATACTACTGGCGGCTCAGGTGATGCAGACTTATACGTTAAATTTGCAAACCGACCGACCTTAAATAGCTACGACTGTAATAGCACAACATCTACTAGTACAGAAAGCTGTAACATAAGTAATGCACAAGCGGGAACTTATTATGTAATGGTTGAAGCATGGAATGCTATATCTGGCGTATCATTAACGGGTAGTTACTCAGGTGATAATGGTGGGGTAACGCCTATCAACAGAACTGAGTCTAATATTAATGTGACTACTAATAACTGGAGTCGCTTCACTCAAGATTTATCCGCAGGGTATAGCACTTTAAATATTAGTATTGCTGGTGGCAGTGGTGATGCTGATCTTTATGTAAACTTTGGTTCGCCTTCAAGTACGTCTTCATATTTATGTAGACCTTACAAAAATGGCAACAATGAAGAATGTACATTTGAGAACCCGCAATCGGGTACTTGGTACATTGATCTTAGAGGCTACAGCATAGCAAGCGGTGTAACACTCAATATAACTGCTAATTAG
- a CDS encoding M28 family metallopeptidase yields MNYFKQLAVITTLTMSFNCLANENPDNIWVTIDSTAAQHYQHEQGTFLQKIPFSHRKSSPIPDVDLLSVPSNAVNNLSEFMHHNYNRCGGFVAHSSFEEASDYAKQLAVVQNSQALLAYNYSIDNAQTVQSLINAQSPINLQSTVNSLTNFNNRYYTSQTGVDASQWLQSYWQQIATTRSDITIESYQHSWAQSSIIVTIAGAENADELVVIGGHLDSINQANPAQGRSPGADDNASGIAVLTEALKAIVETNYKPQKTIKIMAFAAEEVGLRGSKDIASSYRAQGKNVVGMVQFDMTGNNGSIEDIIMMTDYTNNAQNQFLAQLIDTYLPQISYGFDQCGYGCSDHASWYQQGFAASMPFESKMNDINPLIHTQNDSNFDADHAIKFANLAVSFVAELAKNAGDVTPPSNNELVNGEPISGINATAKEQLIYTLNVPKGAQNLSFETSGDNGDADLYVKFNQAPTLSDFDCKSTSPTSNERCDIPTSDDGTYYVMVEAYSAINNISLIGSFEQAGALEPINRVEDNISVNAGDWQRYEQRLVAGYSSLNVAISGGTGDADLYLNFDAPSSNTQYVCRPYKNGNTETCTVSAPQAGLWYIDIKGYRNANGITLTINAE; encoded by the coding sequence ATGAACTACTTTAAACAACTAGCAGTTATTACTACTTTAACTATGAGTTTTAATTGCTTAGCAAATGAAAATCCAGACAATATTTGGGTAACTATTGATTCAACTGCAGCCCAGCATTATCAACATGAACAAGGTACATTTTTACAAAAAATACCTTTTTCTCATAGAAAATCAAGCCCTATACCAGATGTTGATTTGCTCAGTGTACCTAGTAACGCGGTAAATAATTTGAGTGAGTTTATGCATCATAACTACAATCGTTGTGGTGGGTTTGTTGCTCATAGCTCGTTTGAAGAAGCGAGTGATTACGCAAAACAATTAGCGGTCGTTCAAAATAGCCAAGCATTATTAGCTTACAATTATTCTATTGATAATGCGCAGACGGTACAAAGTTTAATTAATGCACAAAGTCCGATTAACTTACAAAGCACAGTAAATTCACTGACTAACTTTAATAATCGTTATTATACCTCGCAAACCGGTGTTGATGCTTCACAATGGTTGCAAAGTTATTGGCAACAAATTGCAACTACCCGAAGTGATATAACCATTGAAAGTTATCAGCATAGTTGGGCGCAATCATCCATCATTGTAACCATTGCCGGTGCTGAAAATGCAGATGAGCTTGTAGTTATTGGAGGCCATTTAGATTCGATTAACCAAGCGAATCCTGCACAAGGACGCTCTCCTGGCGCGGATGATAACGCATCGGGTATTGCAGTGTTAACTGAAGCTTTAAAGGCGATAGTTGAAACAAATTATAAGCCGCAAAAAACCATTAAAATTATGGCATTTGCGGCAGAGGAAGTAGGTCTGAGAGGCTCTAAAGATATAGCCAGTAGTTATCGTGCGCAGGGTAAAAATGTAGTGGGTATGGTGCAATTTGATATGACCGGCAACAACGGCAGTATCGAAGATATTATTATGATGACGGATTACACAAATAATGCTCAAAACCAGTTTTTAGCGCAGCTTATAGACACATACTTACCCCAAATTAGTTATGGCTTTGACCAATGTGGTTATGGTTGCTCCGATCATGCTTCATGGTACCAACAAGGCTTTGCTGCCTCTATGCCGTTTGAATCAAAAATGAATGATATTAATCCACTCATTCATACACAAAATGACAGTAATTTCGATGCTGATCATGCAATAAAATTTGCTAACTTAGCTGTAAGCTTTGTAGCTGAATTGGCAAAAAACGCTGGTGATGTAACACCGCCAAGTAATAATGAGTTAGTAAATGGAGAGCCAATTTCTGGTATCAATGCCACTGCTAAAGAGCAGCTTATCTATACATTAAATGTACCAAAAGGAGCGCAAAATTTAAGCTTTGAAACCTCAGGTGATAATGGCGATGCCGATTTATACGTTAAGTTTAATCAGGCGCCAACATTAAGCGATTTCGATTGTAAAAGTACGTCTCCCACAAGTAATGAACGTTGTGATATTCCTACCAGCGATGATGGAACTTACTATGTAATGGTTGAGGCATATAGCGCAATTAACAATATTTCTTTGATAGGTAGTTTTGAGCAAGCTGGTGCTTTAGAGCCAATCAATCGCGTAGAAGATAACATTAGCGTAAATGCAGGTGATTGGCAGCGTTATGAACAACGTTTAGTTGCAGGCTATTCTTCGCTAAATGTTGCTATTTCAGGTGGAACTGGCGATGCTGATTTGTATTTAAATTTTGATGCGCCATCATCTAATACACAATATGTGTGTCGCCCTTATAAAAATGGCAACACAGAAACATGTACTGTCTCTGCACCCCAAGCAGGTTTATGGTACATAGATATTAAAGGTTATCGTAATGCAAATGGCATTACCTTAACTATTAATGCAGAATAA
- the hisB gene encoding bifunctional histidinol-phosphatase/imidazoleglycerol-phosphate dehydratase HisB, with amino-acid sequence MSNPYLFIDRDGTIIEEPITDKQVDSLEKLAFLPGVIPALLQLQAAGYRLVMVSNQDGLGTDSFPTADFDIAQDKMMDILQSQGISFESVLICPHFDEQNCDCRKPKTGLLTELMRSGKVDLARSFVIGDRQTDIGLAQNLCCEGILYDGSWPAIVTKLTTANREGRVTRNTKETQIDVAVNLDQTKNGSIETGLGFFDHMLDQIRTHANIGLNIKAKGDLHIDEHHLVEDIGIALGVALKQALGTKSQIARYGFALPMDECKAEAQIDLSGRASFVLNANFSREKAGDLDVQMVEHFFKSLSDNAAISLILSVSDGNCHHQVEGLFKAFSRALRMAIAQDTSQQTASSKGCL; translated from the coding sequence ATGAGTAACCCCTATTTATTTATAGACCGCGATGGCACTATTATTGAAGAGCCAATCACCGATAAACAAGTCGACAGCCTTGAAAAACTAGCGTTTTTACCAGGTGTTATTCCTGCCTTATTGCAACTGCAAGCAGCAGGCTATCGTTTAGTAATGGTATCGAATCAAGATGGCTTGGGCACAGACAGCTTCCCAACTGCCGATTTTGACATTGCTCAAGATAAAATGATGGACATACTGCAAAGCCAAGGCATTAGCTTTGAGTCAGTATTAATTTGCCCACACTTTGACGAGCAAAACTGTGATTGCCGAAAACCAAAAACAGGCTTACTTACTGAACTGATGCGCTCAGGCAAAGTTGATTTAGCACGTTCTTTTGTGATTGGCGATCGCCAAACCGATATTGGCCTTGCACAAAACTTATGTTGTGAAGGTATTTTATACGACGGTAGCTGGCCTGCCATTGTCACTAAGCTGACCACGGCAAATCGTGAAGGTCGCGTGACACGTAATACCAAAGAAACGCAAATAGACGTTGCTGTTAACCTTGATCAAACAAAAAATGGCAGCATTGAAACTGGCCTTGGTTTTTTTGACCACATGCTGGATCAAATTCGCACTCATGCCAATATTGGCTTAAATATTAAAGCCAAAGGTGACTTACACATAGACGAGCACCACCTTGTTGAAGACATTGGTATTGCTTTAGGTGTTGCCCTTAAACAGGCGCTTGGCACCAAATCGCAAATTGCGCGTTATGGTTTTGCCCTACCTATGGATGAATGTAAAGCTGAGGCACAAATTGATTTGTCGGGTCGTGCTTCATTTGTATTAAACGCCAACTTTAGCCGTGAAAAAGCCGGTGATTTAGACGTACAAATGGTTGAGCACTTTTTCAAAAGCTTAAGCGATAACGCCGCAATTAGCCTTATTCTATCGGTAAGTGATGGCAACTGCCACCACCAAGTGGAAGGCTTATTTAAAGCGTTTTCTCGTGCTTTGCGTATGGCTATTGCACAAGATACCAGCCAACAAACAGCCAGCTCTAAGGGATGTTTATGA
- the hisD gene encoding histidinol dehydrogenase, with the protein MLRWNEESSQVQAAALMRPAVSASEKVESICQTILAKVNAQGDAALLALAKEFDNRAKPRLRVPLDEINAAEKMLSPELKYAIDTAYANVKCFHQAQLPKDIKLSTQPGVDCELKYQAIEAVGIYVPGGSAPLPSSVIMQGVLAQLSGAKTVVLTTPVQGDKAINPAILYAAKLCGITTIIESGGAGAIAAMAYGTESVPKVNKIFGPGNSFVTMAKQLVAQTIPGMAIDMPAGPSEVLVIADERANPEFIAADLLSQAEHGADSQVILLCNSETIIEQTQDALTRQLANLSRKDTAEQALANSSLILVDSVAQAFDVSAQYGPEHLILQLADATPYLDKVKNAGSVFVGDYTPESAGDYASGTNHVLPTYGYSATYSSLNLLDFFRTYTVQTISKQGLTELSKAILPLADAEGLDAHANAVSIRLEAIKNEQ; encoded by the coding sequence ATGCTTCGTTGGAATGAGGAATCATCACAAGTTCAAGCAGCGGCGCTTATGCGCCCTGCTGTATCAGCAAGTGAAAAAGTAGAAAGCATTTGCCAGACTATTTTGGCAAAAGTAAATGCACAAGGCGACGCCGCTCTACTTGCATTAGCAAAAGAGTTCGATAATAGAGCCAAGCCGCGTTTACGTGTACCACTTGATGAAATTAATGCCGCTGAGAAAATGCTAAGCCCAGAGCTTAAGTATGCAATTGATACCGCTTATGCCAATGTGAAATGTTTTCACCAAGCGCAACTACCAAAAGATATTAAGTTATCGACTCAACCCGGTGTTGACTGTGAACTGAAATATCAAGCCATCGAAGCAGTCGGTATTTATGTACCAGGAGGGAGTGCCCCTCTTCCATCATCGGTTATTATGCAAGGTGTATTGGCGCAGTTAAGCGGTGCAAAAACCGTGGTATTAACCACCCCAGTACAAGGTGATAAAGCAATTAACCCGGCTATTTTATATGCCGCTAAATTATGTGGTATCACCACAATTATTGAAAGCGGCGGTGCAGGCGCGATTGCTGCTATGGCCTATGGCACAGAGTCTGTTCCTAAAGTGAATAAGATTTTTGGTCCAGGTAACAGCTTTGTCACCATGGCAAAGCAATTAGTTGCACAAACGATTCCAGGTATGGCGATTGATATGCCAGCAGGGCCATCAGAAGTGTTAGTGATTGCAGATGAACGTGCAAACCCAGAGTTTATTGCTGCCGACTTACTCTCTCAAGCAGAACACGGGGCTGACTCACAAGTTATTTTATTATGTAACAGTGAAACCATTATTGAACAAACGCAAGATGCACTCACTCGTCAACTTGCCAACTTAAGTCGAAAAGATACCGCCGAACAGGCATTGGCAAATTCGTCTCTAATTCTAGTTGATTCAGTAGCCCAAGCGTTTGACGTATCAGCGCAATATGGGCCAGAGCACTTAATATTACAACTTGCAGATGCTACTCCTTATTTAGATAAAGTAAAGAATGCAGGCTCTGTATTTGTTGGCGATTACACCCCAGAGTCAGCGGGCGATTATGCCTCAGGCACTAATCACGTGTTACCCACTTATGGTTACAGTGCAACTTACTCTAGCTTGAATTTACTTGATTTTTTCCGTACTTACACAGTACAAACTATCAGTAAACAAGGCTTAACTGAGCTTTCAAAAGCTATTTTACCCTTAGCAGATGCAGAAGGCCTAGATGCCCACGCTAATGCGGTTTCAATTCGTTTAGAGGCAATAAAAAATGAGCAATGA
- the hisH gene encoding imidazole glycerol phosphate synthase subunit HisH, with protein MIAIINTGCANINSVRFAFERLGQTPTVITSPEQLAGYERAILPGVGHASVAMKRLVDNGWQQAINEYQRPLMGICLGMQLLCESTEEGNVQCLGKIPGEVKALDVGSLTSPHMGWNNLSVQQAHPLTQGLHADDQVYYVHSFAHTVNNATLVSSEYGQTFSAIVAKDNYAGMQFHPERSAKVGTRLLQNFVDWQL; from the coding sequence ATGATTGCGATAATTAATACCGGTTGCGCCAACATTAACTCAGTGCGGTTTGCATTTGAGCGTTTAGGGCAAACCCCTACGGTGATTACCTCGCCAGAACAACTAGCAGGCTATGAACGTGCTATTTTACCCGGTGTTGGTCATGCATCTGTTGCTATGAAGCGTTTGGTTGATAATGGTTGGCAGCAAGCAATTAACGAATATCAGCGCCCGCTAATGGGAATTTGCTTAGGCATGCAACTGCTGTGTGAAAGCACTGAAGAAGGTAACGTGCAATGCTTAGGTAAAATACCAGGCGAAGTGAAAGCACTTGATGTAGGTAGCTTAACGTCACCACATATGGGCTGGAATAACCTATCTGTTCAACAAGCGCACCCGTTGACTCAAGGTTTGCACGCAGACGATCAGGTTTATTATGTGCATAGTTTCGCCCATACCGTTAATAACGCCACGCTAGTCAGCAGCGAATACGGGCAAACATTTTCTGCAATTGTAGCTAAAGACAATTATGCAGGCATGCAATTTCATCCTGAACGCAGCGCTAAAGTAGGTACGCGTTTATTACAAAATTTTGTTGATTGGCAACTTTAG